The genomic window ATAGACTAGacttaagtaaagtttagctttaagtgaaagcacgcttgtgttgtcctgtttgtgccacatCTATTGGTCGGACAGCCGTGTCTCcccgatttatttcctgacaccacctcgcacagagtaaaagttaccaagagctttgggttgaaagaaccccaggtaacagtATGACACAGAGGAGTCCAGAGGAGGGTGAAACTTGGCTGGCTGATCTCATGGCATTGTATCTTCTGTATCGTTTCCCAATCCCACTCCTGGATCCAACATTTTGTTGAGTTTCTCTCCATGCTTGCACTGGGAGCAGGGTTTCACAAGGCATAGTTTGCTCCATCTGCGGACTTCTCTAGACTTGAATATAGCCAAAATAATCTCGTGTCATATATAAATGTTCGCACCTCACTACTCGCCCCCCTTTCTTGACTGTTAATAACTATAAAATATTTACCCTACTATTTCTTTTAAAGTGTGTAACCCCCCTCACTGTGCTTCTCTCTCTTCACAGGAAGTTTAAACATTTCTGAGCTCGACTAACACAGTGAGAATTCCATGGCAGCTTTCAACCTCACCCTCTCTGACCCTTCATCATTCATCTTAATGGGCATCCCTGGCCTGGAAGCTGCTCATgtctggatttccatccctttcgCAATGTTCTACATTATCGGCCTGTTGGAAAATTTAATGCTTCTGTTTGTTGTAAACAAAGAGCAGACTCTGCACAAGCCAatgtacctgctgctctgcatgctggcgcTCACAGAGATCACCAGCTCTACTTCCGTTATGCCAAAAGCACTGTGcatattttggttcaatttgaaaACCATTACTGTGCATGGCTGCCTCACCCAGTCATTTTTCCTTCCCATGTTTACTGTTATGCACTCAACCATCCTCATGACAATGGCCTTCGATCGCTACGTTGCCATATGTAACCCTCTGAGATATGCCACCATCCTCACCAATGCACGAATAGTTAAGCTAGGGCTTTTAGGTTTGATCAAATCCTTTCTCTTCATTCTGCCTTTGCCCTTGCTCCTAACCAGGCTGCCGTTCTGTGCGAACCGCATCATCCCCCACACACATTGCGACCCTATAACTGTGGCAAAGATCTCATGTGGGGACATCACAGTGAACAGCATATATGGCTTGGTGATACTGTTTCTAGTCACTGGTTTAGACCTGATGTTCATTGCCCTGTCTTATGGTCTGATCATCAAGGCCATCCTCAGAATGTCTTCCAATGAAGCCCACTATAAAGCCCTCAACACCTGCACAGCCCACATCTGTGTGATCCTGACGTATTATACTCCCAGCCTCTTCTACTACCTAACACAGCGTTTTGTTCAGGACGTTGCTCTGCACGGCCACGTCATCTTTGCTGACCTCTATCTCCTCATCCCCCCCATGCTCAACCCTATCATTTATGTAGTCAAAACCAAAGAGCTTCAGGAGAAATTGTGCAAATACACCTGCAGATGATGATCACCTGGGCCACTGATTTCAAACCATTGTGACAAGAGGGGAAAAGCTATCTCCTCATTAATCAAGGATGCACTGCCCCAGTTTGGCTGAGCTCAGCATTGTGGAAGTTCAGTCTGAGAAGTTCCTCACACCTAATGTCTTATCACTCCATCATCAAGTGctgctttcttttctttgctgagtTCCCACTCTCTGACCATCACCTGACTTCTTTCATTGCCACCCATCAGCACCCAACCCCCACACACCCTACTACTCAGCCTTTCCGTGGCGCTGACACAACCAGGTAGTTTTCCCTTAGTCTCTATGTGAACAAAGTTCTTTATCAGTTTGATGAACAGAAGCTGCAATTTGAAGAGAAAAGTAAGAAACTAAAATGCTCAGCTTCTTTATCAATTTTACAGTTGTCCGGTGAATGAAATGTACCTGGTTTTCTTTACTTTATCCTACAGGAAACCTGTAGAATAAACCAAAAAAAGCTGACTGTACCAAACTAATTCAACACAAAACGTGGACATTGACTACCATCCCTGAATGgaattagaaataaataatataataatgctattgttttttcattacaaatgattTGGGCTACTTTAGGGTCATTTTTAACGCTGCCATTTGCCATTTTTGGTTGGCATCACCTGCCATCTGTCAATTGGGATGCAAGAATCAGTACTGGGGTTTTTGAGTCTGACTTAATTGTTATCTCATAGAGGTGTTGCTAATGTGGACAAAATCCTGTTTAAGCTTGTAGTCAAATCTGTAGAAGGTATGTAGCAAAAGCTTTCATTTCTTATTTTATGTATAGAGAAATGTGtgaataaaaataactttttttcaaGAAATAGATTGGGCTACTTTCAGGTGAGTTTTTAAGTGACTTTGATCGAGTAATGCAGTGGAAATCTGGCAGTGGACTCTACCTGAAACAGAAACTAGGGTGAGAAATTATTATTTGGAGCCAGTTCTTTAGGGAATCTAGTTTAGATAACTtataggctcatagactcatagactctaggactggaagggacctcaagaggtcatcgagtccagtcccctgccctcatggcacgaccaaatactgtctagaccatccctgatagacatttatctaacctactcttaaatatctccagcgatggagattccacaacttccctaggcaatctattccagtgtttaactaccctgacagttaggaactttttcctaatgtccaacctaaatctcccttgctgcagtttaagcccattgcttcttgttctatcattggaggctaaggtgaacaagttttctccctcctcctgatgacacccttttagatacctgaaaactgctatcaggtcccctctcagttttctcttttccaaactaaacaaacccaattccttcagccttccttcataggtcatgttctcaagacctttaatcattcttgttgctcttctctggaccctctccaatttctccacatctttcttgaaatgcggtgcccagaactggacacaatactccagttgaggcctaaccagcgcagagtaaagcggaagaatgacttctcgtgtcttgtttacaacacacctgttaatgcatcccagaatcatgtttgctttttttgcaacagtatcacactgttgactcatattaagcttgtggtccactatgacccctagatctctttctgccatactccttcctagacagtctcttcccattctgtatgtgtgaaactgattgttccttcctaagtggagcactttgcatttatctttattgaacttcatcctgtttacctcagaccatttctccaatttgtccagatcattttgaattttgaccctgtcctccagagcagttgcaatccctcccagtttggtatcgtccgcaaacttaataagcgtactttctatgccaacatctaaatcgttgatgaagatattgaacagaaccggtcccaaaacagacccctgcggaatcccacttgttatacctttccagcaggattgggagccattaacaactactctctgagtacggttatccagccagttatgcacccaccttatagtagccccatctaaattgtactttcctagcttatctataagaatatcatgcgaaactgtatcaaatgctttactaaagtctaggtatatcacatccaccgcttctcccttatccacaaggctcgttatcctatcaaagaatgctatcagattagtttgacacgatttgttctttacaaatccatgctggctattccctatcaccttaccaccttccaagtgtttgcagatgatttctttgattacctgctccattatcttccctggcacagaggttaaactaactggtctgtagtttcctgggttgtttttatttccctttttatagatgggcactatatttgcccccttccagtcttctggaatctcccccgtctctcatgatttcccaaagataatagctagacactcagatacctcttccattaactccttgagtattctaggatgcatttcatcaggccctggtgacttgc from Gopherus evgoodei ecotype Sinaloan lineage unplaced genomic scaffold, rGopEvg1_v1.p scaffold_36_arrow_ctg1, whole genome shotgun sequence includes these protein-coding regions:
- the LOC115641892 gene encoding olfactory receptor 52N2-like, with the translated sequence MFYIIGLLENLMLLFVVNKEQTLHKPMYLLLCMLALTEITSSTSVMPKALCIFWFNLKTITVHGCLTQSFFLPMFTVMHSTILMTMAFDRYVAICNPLRYATILTNARIVKLGLLGLIKSFLFILPLPLLLTRLPFCANRIIPHTHCDPITVAKISCGDITVNSIYGLVILFLVTGLDLMFIALSYGLIIKAILRMSSNEAHYKALNTCTAHICVILTYYTPSLFYYLTQRFVQDVALHGHVIFADLYLLIPPMLNPIIYVVKTKELQEKLCKYTCR